From the genome of Pseudomonadota bacterium:
CGATCAGTCCATAAAAATAGCAATCTCCATGCCAGTTCATCTGGCGCACAGCCTTTGTCAGGCGGGAAATCCAGGTGTTTCCCAATGGTCCATTGTAGGCAGGATCATAAATACCCGCGTATGCATGATCCAGCCTGGAACAGGACCGGGTACGGACGGGTCTGCCGTTCCAGGTGGTGGCTTGATCCCTGCCGCCGATCCATCGTTCCCCCGTGACTGGAAAATCCATCATGCCCAGGACAGGGGTATTTCCCTGGCACAGTGTAATCAGCGTACCAAAAGTCGGACGACCAATGACAAAGCTTTTCGTCCCATCGATGGGGTCTATCAGCCAGGTGAATGCGCTGGTGCCGGTGGTCCTGTCAAACTCCTCCCCCTGAACGGTGTCGTCAGGGCGCTGGTCGGCCAGGATGTTCCGCAGCCGTTCCTCAATCTGCCGGTCCGCCAGGGTGACAGGCGAGGCATCTGCC
Proteins encoded in this window:
- a CDS encoding inositol monophosphatase family protein; translation: MPADFLSLVHTLADTAREIALRYYRQPVPVEIKADASPVTLADRQIEERLRNILADQRPDDTVQGEEFDRTTGTSAFTWLIDPIDGTKSFVIGRPTFGTLITLCQGNTPVLGMMDFPVTGERWIGGRDQATTWNGRPVRTRSCSRLDHAYAGIYDPAYNGPLGNTWISRLTKAVRQMNWHGDCYFYGLIASGHMDLIVEPKMSPHDFLPMVPVIEGAGGRVTDWHGRPLTLKSEGHAVAVGSPDLLAQILPLLQK